Proteins from a genomic interval of Lolium perenne isolate Kyuss_39 chromosome 1, Kyuss_2.0, whole genome shotgun sequence:
- the LOC127312222 gene encoding RING-H2 finger protein ATL78-like, translating to MGRPDTDAPPSSVAAWRAVHGHAHGGGRVDAAPAPAADDSAFDTNVVIILAALFFALICVIGLNSLARCALRCGGRGGAAAAEGDGVASARASRRGGGGGIKRRVLRSLPVEVYGGGGEGIDDVCAICLGEFVDGEKVRVLPRCGHGFHVRCVDAWLVSHGSCPTCRRLVIEGAPAKGDGCGQSRRPAETDTIAVVIV from the coding sequence ATGGGTCGTCCTGACACGGACGCGCCGCCGTCGAGCGTCGCGGCGTGGCGGGCCGTCCACGGCCACGCCCACGGAGGCGGCAGAGTTGACGCGGCACCGGCGCCGGCGGCGGACGACTCAGCGTTCGACACCAACGTGGTGATCATCCTCGCGGCGCTCTTCTTCGCGCTGATATGTGTCATCGGCCTCAACTCGCTGGCGCGGTGCGCGCTCCGGTGCGGTGGCCGCGGGGGAGCCGCGGCCGCTGAAGGCGACGGTGTGGCGTCAGCGAGGGCGTCCcgccgcggcggcggaggcggcatcAAGAGGCGCGTGCTGAGGAGCCTCCCCGTCGAGGTGTACGGCGGCGGAGGGGAGGGCATCGACGACGTGTGCGCCATCTGCCTCGGCGAGTTCGTGGACGGCGAGAAGGTGCGCGTGCTGCCGCGGTGCGGCCACGGGTTCCACGTCCGGTGCGTCGACGCCTGGCTCGTCTCCCACGGCTCGTGCCCGACGTGCCGGCGGCTGGTGATCGAGGGCGCGCCCGCGAAGGGCGACGGTTGCGGCCAAAGTCGGCGTCCCGCGGAGACCGACACCATCGCCGTGGTTATCGTGTGA
- the LOC127312273 gene encoding non-specific lipid-transfer protein P5, with protein sequence MASPANKGGRSLAPALLAMASLMAVVALAPRGASAALSCSTVYNTLMPCLGYVESGGEVPQACCGGIKNIVATASSTTDRRAACTCLKNVARGVGAGPYLSRAAGLPGRCGVQLPYKISPNVNCYSI encoded by the exons ATGGCTTCTCCGGCAAACAAGGGTGGCCGCTCGCTCGCGCCGGCGCTGCTCGCCATGGCGTCGTTAATGGCGGTGGTGGCGCTCGCGCCGCGAGGGGCGAGCGCGGCGCTGTCGTGCTCCACGGTGTACAACACGCTGATGCCGTGCCTCGGGTACGTGGAGTCTGGCGGCGAGGTGCCGCAGGCGTGCTGCGGTGGGATCAAGAACATCGTGGCCACGGCGAGCTCCACGACCGACCGCCGCGCTGCCTGCACCTGCCTCAAGAACGTCGCTCGCGGCGTCGGTGCCGGGCCGTACCTCAGCCGCGCCGCGGGGCTTCCCGGGAGGTGCGGCGTCCAGCTGCCCTACAAGATAAGCCCCAACGTCAACTGTTACTC GATATGA